A genomic stretch from Octopus bimaculoides isolate UCB-OBI-ISO-001 chromosome 29, ASM119413v2, whole genome shotgun sequence includes:
- the LOC106880446 gene encoding vitelline envelope sperm lysin receptor — MDNINVKVKCNNMIALTSDLDLYVVARCRNGVHRYYRHRDEYQLTIPICQKSCSRYTCHMMQRGNIREYYVRLQVSTKQSRILRKGYIVRCSFARYGKAKAKTIVYLTGARKNVTRYVATRIGTKKRVNLMMRLKDSRGRTVTKLTTAKKRVRLVSEMNDSNGTKNIVIRNCFAKARRKRILLLRNGCGTGKVFKTKQGFINRGNRIESPFFKIHRHKGKTAVDTFYCTFKICKSHCHIINSCKAARGH; from the exons ATGGACAACATTAATGTCAAGGTCAAATGTAACAACATGATTGCCTTGACCTCTGACCTTGATCTTTATGTTGTGGCACGGTGCCGAAATGGTGTTCATCGGTATTACCGACACAGGG atGAATACCAGCTGACCATTCCGATCTGCCAGAAATCATGTTCCCGGTACACCTGTCACATGATGCAGCGCGGCAACATCAGAGAGTACTACGTACGATTGCAGGTTAGCACGAAACAGTCGAGGATACTCCGGAAGGGATACATAGTGAGGTGCTCCTTTGCAAGGTACGGCAAGGCAAAAGCAAAGACCATTGTTTATCTGACGGGAGCCAGAAAGAATGTAACAAGGTATGTGGCGACAAGGATCGGCACGAAGAAGCGAGTCAACCTGATGATGAGGCTGAAAGACTCCCGTGGAAGAACAGTCACCAAATTGACAACAGCTAAGAAAAGG GTTCGTCTTGTCAGTGAAATGAACGATTCCAACGGCACAAAGAACATCGTCATACGGAACTGCTTCGCCAAGGCCAGACGGAAACGAATTCTACTTCTGCGAAACGGCTGTGGCACGGGTAAAGTGTTCAAGACCAAGCAAGGTTTCATCAACCGAGGAAACAGGATTGAAAGcccattttttaaaatccatcGCCATAAGGGCAAGACCGCTGTCGATACGTTCTATTGCACTTTCAAGATATGTAAATCTCATTGCCACATCATAAACAGCTGCAAAGCCGCAAGaggccattaa
- the LOC128251216 gene encoding uncharacterized protein LOC128251216 — protein sequence MTYEGSAINRLKTFAISVHLAVYNAENCTLQLHPICSHYQTGASQAVGALSCGDPSRVTVVMLEHHRDCQLPPKQGSSLQQQRGPTKMPPSTLLWTVDAL from the exons ATGACCTACGAA GGCTCTGCCATCAACCGCTTAAAAACATTTGCAATCTCTGTGCACCTTGCAGTGTACAATGCAGAAAACTGCACGCTTCAACTGCATCCCATCTGCAGCCATTACCAAACTGGGGCCTCTCAAGCTGTTGGTGCCCTTTCTTGTGGCGACCCTAG ccgagtgactgtggtcatgctggagcaccaccgtgat TGTCAGCTCCCGCCAAAGCAGGGATCTTCTCTACAACAGCAGAGAGGCCCAACGAAAATGCCACCGAGTACATTACTGTGGACTGTGGACGCACTGTAA
- the LOC106880270 gene encoding renalase: MAAVSRVLIVGAGISGALTAALLRKELSHVHISVWEKARGAGMYIRFHLPVVRGDDILQKYVFECVEYVTFVFLISEFEEKQIYNELFSTGLLQPFKGLIEGESPAGHSLQNFVCPKGFSALVKHFLSSAAPVDVKFESRVVSITKHPATTTDQLVVSTESGHQDTFDAVILTVPVPQLFLLEGDIPKMLDSNKTLKEQLESVSYSSRFCLGIYYPPGTTLNLPWTAKYIDGHPCLRYICVDTQKRADPQSGQSVVVHSSVPWGVEHVEESKDDVKPIMLDYVRGLLPNLPDPEFVKGHKWRYSQARTPFPGSPGCVQLSKDPSLLVGGDGFSYSKFEGCIDSANALVAAVLHH; this comes from the exons ATGGCAGCTGTGTCGCGTGTTCTAATCGTAGGTGCTGGAATAAGCGGCGCCTTAACCGCGGCCTTGCTCAGGAAGGAGCTTAGTCACGTACACATATCAGTATGGGAGAAGGCCCGCGGGGCGGGTATGTACATACGCTTTCATTTACCTGTGGTACGTGGAG acgatattttgcaaaaatatgtttTCGAGTGTGTTGAATATGTAACATTTGTGTTTCTAATATCGGAATTTGaagaaaaaca AATCTACAATGAGCTGTTTTCTACTGGACTATTGCAGCCCTTTAAAGGCCTCATTGAAGGAGAAAGCCCTGCAGGACACAGCTTACAGAATTTTGTTTGCCCCAAGGGGTTTTCAGCCCTTGTTAAGCATTTTCTATCTAGTGCAG CTCCGGTCGATGTGAAATTCGAAAGCCGTGTGGTCAGCATCACGAAGCATCCTGCGACCACCACTGACCAACTTGTTGTCTCCACCGAATCGGGTCATCAGGACACCTTTGACGCTGTAATCCTTACTGTCCCCGTGCCACAGTTGTTCTTGCTGGAAGGGGACATTCCGAAGATGTTAG ATTCAAACAAGACATTGAAAGAACAGCTCGAAAGCGTAAGTTATTCATCCAGATTCTGTCTTGGTATTTACTACCCTCCAGGCACCACGCTGAATTTACCATGGACTGCCAAATATATCGATGGCCATCCCTGTCTACGCTATATCTGTGTGGATACACAGAAGCGGG CTGACCCGCAAAGTGGACAGTCCGTCGTGGTGCACAGCAGTGTCCCCTGGGGTGTGGAACACGTAGAAGAAAGCAAGGACGATGTAAAACCCATCATGTTAGACTATGTACGAGGGCTGCTCCCTAATTTGCCAGACCCAGAGTTTGTCAAAGGACACAAATGGAGATACTCTCAG GCCCGAACACCATTTCCTGGCAGCCCAGGCTGTGTTCAACTGTCCAAAGATCCGTCACTATTGGTGGGCGGAGACGGATTCAGCTACTCCAAGTTTGAAGGATGTATTGACTCTGCCAATGCTCTCGTTGCTGCTGTATTACATCATTGA